TCCTGATCAATATCGGCAAGATCTCCATCTTTGCGAAGGACCTCCACAAAGCTGCGGAAGTCAAGTTGCGGGTCGCCTTGATTCGAGTTTAGTGATGCTTTGCTAGAATAAAGGCGAACCCTGATTGATGCAGGTTTTAAAGATGACAGAATCTGATGGTGGGTTAATCGGAACATGGTTGTGACAAATTATGGGAGAATACAGTTACACTATCGCTAAAACTATTGGGTATCTTTAAGGCCAGAATCGAACTTAAGGCTCTTTCTTAACAACAGAGGCCTAGTTCACGCATTACGGACCTTGAGGCATAGTTCCGGCGGACCGGAACGGAAAGCAGGAATAGATTACAACGCATTGCGGGACTCCGGAAACAGAACAGATGGCCACTCCGGGCGGGAAGGATGCTATGTTTCCGTAGAGTTGAAGGGATTGGAATAAAAGGtgtgttttctttttggaaTAGTATTACCTGGATGAAGATTGGCAATCGAAAGTATGTGGAAAGCACTAAATTTTCCTCATTGCCTAACCCCTACACGACATTTTGTTTACCATGAAAGCAGTCTCTTTCGCCACGCGCCAGCTTCTTGGAGTGTCTTCAACAAAGGTCACGTTCTACCACCCTACACACCCCATACAAAGACCGTATGTGAGGCTGTTCTCCACAAGCCAATCGTACTTGAGCTGGGGTGGAGCACGAGACCAGGTTTACGAGAATGCTCTCCCATCTTTGGAATCAACAAGGCCGACGAGGATTGTTGTCGGGATTACAGGTGCAACAGGTGCCCCGTACGCCATCCGCATCTTAAcccttcttcaccacctAGGTGTGGAGACTCATCTTATCATTAGCAAATGGGCATTAGCCACACTCAAATACGAAACATCCATGAGCGAAGCTGATATTCGAGGCCTTGCGAGTAGATCATACACAGCAAAAGATCTCTCAGCACCAATCGCTTCAGGATCCTTTCAGCATGACGGAATGATGATCGTTCCCTGTAGCATGAAAACTCTTGCTGCAGTACGATCTGGTTACTGCGATGACCTAATATCAAGAGCCGCCGATGTCACACTCAAGGAAGACCGCATACTACTCCTAGCTATTAGGGAAACACCTTTGAGTTCTATTCATCTTGAGAATATGCTTGCTCTTCGTCGTGCTaacgccatcatcttccctCCTGTTCCGGCTTTCTATACCAGGCCTGGGGGTATCGATGATATTGTCGATCAAAGTGCTGGAAGGATGTTGGATATGATGGGAATATTCACTGATGGATTTGAGCGATGGGAGGGGTTCAAGAAAGCTCAGACTGAGATGTAGCCGGGATATGAGCAAGATGTCGGTTGAACTATTTCATAAGCTGATATGAGCTTCAAGCGTCCCGAAATTAAATCGTACTACTTTCATTTGTAAGCCTTACTTattgaaaaagaaaactgTGTGAATTAGCAGGCCACCCTCGTAATACCCATGGCGGGGTATCTTGCGGGCCATGATCACCTTCCATCGGCAACTCGAAGCCGAAGTTCGCGCCGAAGGAGTTCATTTCGGCCTCGAACGTGCGATCTGTCATAGGGACAAAGGCCTCTTCTCGAGGCTCATTGTTAAGCCCAATGTCTTGTGATGTCGCAGAGGGACCTGTAAATGTGGTGTTGCTTAGGAATGCAACGGTTGTAGACGGAATTGCTTCCTCAGAGGCTTCTCTCTGTGCTTTACCATACGTTTCCATAGCGTGGCAAAGTTCTCGAATCCTTTTCCCTAAATCTTTTGCGGCCGTGGACACATCTCCGTACTTCTGTGATAGATTGCGTGCTCGTACAAAGCATTCACGGATTTGGTCGTCATATCCTGGGGTCAAATACGGTAACATGGTTGAGCGATGCTTCTCAATGTAGCCCACCACTAGAAACATCAGAGCACAAATGGACGCGAGGATGTGCTGGTAGTACGGTCGCTGGTTACGGTACATGTCCGTGACATTGTCCAGTTTGAATAGTGACCCTGTGACCCTGACTGCTAATTCCATGGCCTGTGGAAGGTATAGTTTGCTCTTCTCGATATCCGACGTTGGAAAGAAATAAGGACGTAGCAGAAGGCTCTTTATCGACGCAGCTCGGTAGATCAGCAAAAACAGCCATGACGGAGGTAAGTTTGATGGTTCATCAAACCAAACCTCCATGTCAGAAAGGTCTTTGTCCCCGACGCACTTTTTCTGCCACTGTTGAATCTGGAAAACCAATAGTtccatcacatcatcatcgatacGAGTATTTCCCCTGGCCGCGATGGATATAGGTTCGTCAAATCTGTCGCTGATGTGAATGAGCATGTATATAGCCTTTGCATATGGCATATCGTCCTATAGCATTCCAAGTTAGCGGATAAGCTCAGTGTATTTCATTGATGTTTCTAGGGATGTTGCGAAAAGCAAAACTAGGTGACTCACTATGAATGTAGGCGTGAGACTGAACGCGGCGTTGGGGAAGTTTGCAGGCAAGCCAGTCATAGCGCTCCATTGACGATCGAGTATAATTACGGAGCACATGATAGCAGAAGCCTCTCTACGTTGAGAATCGGTCTTGAGAATGTGATTCAACATGTCGCTATTGTGGAAGCCAAGTTCCATCAACATACGTCCAGCAATGCCACATAACCTTAGTGCAAGCCTTGAGAGGTCGTGGGAGAAATAATAGTAGCCCTTGATTAGATATTTTAGCATGCTATTATAAGGAATTAGCTGGCTGGGTTTGTTTACCAGTAGTAAGGCGATGGTGACTTGTTTGATACTAGTTGTAGAAGATGTAATTGCGGCATTGGCCGAGGGCATAAAGTTAGAATGAAGGACGGATGCCATCGTTGCAAGTAAAGTGCCTTTTGAGACTTGTACTACTACAGCCAGCATAAGTACCAAGATGAtcagatcatcatcgtcaggTTTGTTGCTCTCTCCTCCCAAAGATTGGTTCGTATCACTGGAATAGCATGATTCCAGTTGGCTTCTAACTCTGTCAATGTTGACAAATGGGTGCAGTTCTCCTATGACTCTGTGATATGTATCTGCAGCATCTTTGGCTTCCTGTAGCGATAACCATGACCGGAATTGCAATAGCTGATAGCGGTCAAAATGACGCCTGGACGGCCAATGTGGTATGGGCGGCAATACAGCATCGTTACCATTTACACTTGGTAGCATGGGTTGGTgcgatgatgatgcgagATAACCCAGTTGTCGCAAAGTGATTTGTACCAGGTTCATGCTGTAGTCTGGACTTGTAGGACCATAAAAGTAATGACTAGCATAGCTTGGAGCGGTATCTGTTTGAGTGGCATGCGGCCGTCTGTTTGACAAGCTTGTGTGGTCACCAGGTGCATGCAATGTGTGGGGTGAAGCAACTGAACCTAGGCTGTGGGTCCCATTACTTTGCGCTTCAACCATGGCCTTGACTTGTTGCAACTCGGTGCGAAGACTTGCAACAAGACTTGTAAGGTCACTGTCATTGCCGCTTCCGCATCCATTACTAGGTACATCTGGTGCCTCTGAACTATTTGGTAGAATGGCTGGAGACGGCGGACCATTGGCTGCGGCTGGTGTCAGCGGCGGCGAAAGGCTTCGATTAGACTCGTCGCTTTGGAACGCTGATGGTTGTGCCGGAGCTCTAGTAACGCTCGCTGTAGCTGTAACTGTTTCTATACCTGGAGAAACAGTTTCTTCATCGTAGAGGCATGTCCGACCCCGGTTTTCGCAGTAGTCGCATGGCTGCCGGCCGTCGCATTTGCCTTTCCGTCGTCGGCAAGCGATACATGCACGAGCAGCATACGGAGCTCGTCGTTTGCTGGTAACAGTGGGTAATGAGTTCCCTGTTCTTTTAGTGGCGCGTGAAATCATTCTGTTGCTTGGTAAGGAATGGTCAAAAGTAGAAACAGGGAAGGCGGAAAGGGAAGACGGAAAGGAAATGACTGAAAGAGAGTAGAATATGAGACTGTTCCAAAGTTTTAAATTAGTTCCGGTAAAATCGCTATTCCGAAAACCGGAACTTAAACTAGCGCTAACAAAGAAGTATGTAAAGCTAATAACGCCGGCGAATGCGGCATTAGCTGCGGCATAATTAACAACGCATAAGCCGATGTCTGGAAGACCGTCCCGCTGCCAAATCTGCCAAGTATTTAACCACGATCAATTGGTGAACCGCCAGATAGAAATTCCTGTCAACATATCGCTAGTACGACACTTTCCTTACATTTGGCGTGTTCTCTCTATCTCTCTGAATTATGTTTAATTTTGCCTGTTTTATAGCATGGCTGCTCCTGGTCTTTGCAGTTGACGCCAAGTCGCCGTCAACTTCCTCGTTAGGACCCCGAGGCCCTCCAACTGTGACCATCAAGAATGGCACCTTGAGTGGCATTTTTAATAGTCACTATGACCAGGAGTTCTTTCTCGGTATACCCTATGCGGCGCCGCCTGTAAATGACCTCCGTCTGCGCAAACCCCAGCCTGCACAACCTTGGGCCGGCATTCGGAAGTCAGAGTCATATGGAGCGCGCTGCCTTAGAAACGATATTCGACTGGCTGGATTTAGTCAAAACGTCACAGACCCGGTCAGCGAAGATT
This is a stretch of genomic DNA from Fusarium graminearum PH-1 chromosome 4, whole genome shotgun sequence. It encodes these proteins:
- a CDS encoding phenylacrylic acid decarboxylase yields the protein MKIGNRNQSYLSWGGARDQVYENALPSLESTRPTRIVVGITGATGAPYAIRILTLLHHLGVETHLIISKWALATLKYETSMSEADIRGLASRSYTAKDLSAPIASGSFQHDGMMIVPCSMKTLAAVRSGYCDDLISRAADVTLKEDRILLLAIRETPLSSIHLENMLALRRANAIIFPPVPAFYTRPGGIDDIVDQSAGRMLDMMGIFTDGFERWEGFKKAQTEM